In the Drosophila biarmipes strain raj3 chromosome X, RU_DBia_V1.1, whole genome shotgun sequence genome, one interval contains:
- the LOC108023490 gene encoding uncharacterized protein LOC108023490 isoform X2, translating into MHFFLEDFLQVHLFKIYDKMQRCSQSSSSNGNLQATSNTGGSSSHKRCPPKYTGNNLAAATNGMMAYQQQAAAATLQQGGKQAARKSRFNGNKQQQPFGNIHKRGGVAGTGGSDSSSSASTATSTWLARGYGHRLASSSCIEDKFLGQHNPGHRNSTSSEATSEDIDSSREHLNKPKGNGGNGGNGCHNHGAGGNKSRSKRQQKTSGQQIRNPDQMGQKPGGPASMVGQKTKQTTNGKWRQQQANPNGNNPQQQQQQHQKRGSNKKTGKCSGSNMGQHPGSNTAKHGGNNQRKTCDSSSSSALSSPTSSPTSSPHANGNRKRIERTLMPGAALEWRRERERGRLNTNFLVPPLRQYEQLDLDDKTLVQQLRRHVIDHHLLRVYGFPVESVVHEGAIEIFKCLPHMSFAAALAETAPAVTLINCHDGLTTRVAVEEEVATSSDSGNSSPRSLDSESGGEWSGSECESSNLSSSSSSSTGEAELSLELKYCQYVQVERSLAKPCARCKRHFLVDELTGEYLTREECHYHSGKYQRYYDGVCHGRWTCCNEGEESSPGCCLGDRHVWTGSVVGVNGPYYDFVRTQHRERNDEPAVYALDCEMSYTGRGLDVTKVSLVALNGQLVYEHFVRPECDIIDYNTRYSGITERDLRSGAKSLAEVQRDLIELITADTILIGHGLDNDLRALRLVHNTLIDTSISFPHCSGFPYRRALRHLTKVHLKREIQCGDGTTGHSSFEDSRACMELMLWRINQELDPTWSWDD; encoded by the exons ATGCATTTCTTTCTCGAAGATTTTCTGCAAGTACACCTATTTAAGATTT ATGACAAGATGCAGCGTTGCAgccagagcagcagcagcaacggcaacCTCCAAGCGACCAGCAACaccggcggcagcagcagccacaaacGCTGCCCTCCGAAGTACACCGGCAACAACCTAGCAGCGGCCACCAACGGCATGATGGCCTACCAGCAGCAAGCTGCAGCTGCCACACTGCAGCAGGGCGGCAAGcaggccgctcgcaagagccGCTTCAACGGcaacaagcagcagcagccattCGGGAACATCCACAAGCGAGGCGGAGTCGCCGGGACCGGCGGAAGTGACTCCTCGTCCTCCGCCTCGACAGCCACCAGCACCTGGCTGGCGCGGGGCTACGGGCACCGTTTGGCCAGTTCTTCATGCATCGAAG ACAAATTTCTTGGGCAGCACAATCCGGGCCATCGCAATAGCACCAGCAGCGAGGCGACCAGCGAGGACATCGACTCCAGCCGGGAGCACCTGAACAAGCCCAAGGGCAATGGTGGCAACGGCGGCAACGGTTGCCACAACCATGGCGCGGGCGGCAACAAGAGCCGCTCGAAGCGACAGCAGAAGACGTCCGGCCAGCAGATCCGTAATCCCGACCAGATGGGCCAGAAGCCCGGAGGCCCCGCCTCCATGGTGGGCCAGAAGACCAAGCAGACAACCAATGGCAAGTGGCGCCAACAGCAGGCCAATCCCAACGGCAACAacccacagcagcaacagcaacagcatcaGAAGCGCGGCAGCAacaagaagacgggcaagtgcagcggcagcaacatggGACAACATCCCGGCAGCAACACCGCCAAGCACGGCGGCAACAACCAGCGCAAGACCTGCGAcagcagctcctcctcggCTCTGAGTTCGCCCACCAGCTCGCCCACCAGTTCCCCCCATGCCAATGGCAACCGGAAGCGGATCGAGCGCACCCTGATGCCGGGAGCCGCTCTGGAATGGCGCCGTGAGCGGGAACGTGGTCGCCTGAATACCAACTTCCTGGTGCCCCCACTGCGACAGTACGAGCAACTGGATCTGGACGACAAAACCCTGGTGCAGCAGCTCCGGCGACATGTCATCGATCACCATCTGCTGCGCGTCTACGGCTTTCCGGTGGAGTCCGTGGTCCACGAGGGCGCCATCGAGATCTTCAAGTGCCTGCCGCACATGAGCTTCGCAGCGGCACTGGCCGAAACTGCTCCGGCGGTCACGCTGATCAACTGCCACGACGGGCTGACCACCCGCGTTGCTGTcgaggaggaggtggccaCCTCGAGTGACTCCGGCAACAGTTCGCCACGCTCCCTGGACTCCGAGTCCGGCGGCGAGTGGAGCGGCAGCGAATGCGAGTCCTCCAACTTATCCTcatcgtcctcctcctcgaccGGCGAAGCCGAGCTGAGTCTGGAGCTGAAGTACTGCCAGTACGTCCAGGTGGAGCGCAGTCTGGCCAAGCCGTGTGCCCGCTGCAAGCGCCACTTTCTGGTGGACGAACTGACCGGCGAGTATCTGACGCGCGAGGAGTGCCACTACCACTCGGGCAAGTACCAACGCTACTACGACGGCGTGTGCCACGGCCGCTGGACGTGCTGCAACGAGGGAGAGGAATCCTCGCCAGGCTGCTGCCTGGGCGACCGCCACGTGTGGACCGGTTCGGTGGTGGGCGTTAATGGACCCTACTACGACTTCGTGCGGACCCAGCACAGGGAGCGGAACGACGAGCCCGCCGTGTACGCCCTAGACTGCGAGATGAGCTACACGGGCCGGGGCCTGGACGTGACCAAGGTCTCGCTGGTGGCCCTCAACGGGCAGCTGGTGTACGAGCACTTTGTGCGCCCCGAGTGCGACATCATCGACTACAACACCCGGTATTCGGGCATTACGGAGCGGGATCTGCGCTCCGGCGCCAAGAGCCTGGCCGAGGTGCAGCGCGATCTCATCGAGCTGATTACGGCGGACACCATCCTCATTGGACACGGACTGGACAACGATCTGCGCGCCCTGCGCCTGGTGCACAACACCCTGATCGACACCTCGATCAGCTTCCCGCACTGCAGTGGCTTTCCGTACCGCCGGGCCCTGCGCCACCTGACCAAGGTCCACCTGAAGCGGGAGATCCAGTGCGGGGACGGCACCACGGGTCACAGCAGCTTCGAGGACTCGCgtgcctgcatggagctgatGCTGTGGCGCATCAACCAGGAACTGGACCCCACATGGAGCTGGGACGATTAA
- the LOC108023490 gene encoding uncharacterized protein LOC108023490 isoform X4 — MKSGAMHFFLEDFLQVHLFKIYDKMQRCSQSSSSNGNLQATSNTGGSSSHKRCPPKYTGNNLAAATNGMMAYQQQAAAATLQQGGKQAARKSRFNGNKQQQPFGNIHKRGGVAGTGGSDSSSSASTATSTWLARGYGHRLASSSCIEDKFLGQHNPGHRNSTSSEATSEDIDSSREHLNKPKGNGGNGGNGCHNHGAGGNKSRSKRQQKTSGQQIRNPDQMGQKPGGPASMVGQKTKQTTNGKWRQQQANPNGNNPQQQQQQHQKRGSNKKTGKCSGSNMGQHPGSNTAKHGGNNQRKTCDSSSSSALSSPTSSPTSSPHANGNRKRIERTLMPGAALEWRRERERGRLNTNFLVPPLRQYEQLDLDDKTLVQQLRRHVIDHHLLRVYGFPVESVVHEGAIEIFKCLPHMSFAAALAETAPAVTLINCHDGLTTRVAVEEEVATSSDSGNSSPRSLDSESGGEWSGSECESSNLSSSSSSSTGEAELSLELKYCQYVQVERSLAKPCARCKRHFLVDELTGEYLTREECHYHSGKYQRYYDGVCHGRWTCCNEGEESSPGCCLGDRHVWTGSVVGVNGPYYDFVRTQHRERNDEPAVYALDCEMSYTGRGLDVTKVSLVALNGQLVYEHFVRPECDIIDYNTRYSGITERDLRSGAKSLAEVQRDLIELITADTILIGHGLDNDLRALRLVHNTLIDTSISFPHCSGFPYRRALRHLTKVHLKREIQCGDGTTGHSSFEDSRACMELMLWRINQELDPTWSWDD, encoded by the exons ATGAAAAG CGGTGCGATGCATTTCTTTCTCGAAGATTTTCTGCAAGTACACCTATTTAAGATTT ATGACAAGATGCAGCGTTGCAgccagagcagcagcagcaacggcaacCTCCAAGCGACCAGCAACaccggcggcagcagcagccacaaacGCTGCCCTCCGAAGTACACCGGCAACAACCTAGCAGCGGCCACCAACGGCATGATGGCCTACCAGCAGCAAGCTGCAGCTGCCACACTGCAGCAGGGCGGCAAGcaggccgctcgcaagagccGCTTCAACGGcaacaagcagcagcagccattCGGGAACATCCACAAGCGAGGCGGAGTCGCCGGGACCGGCGGAAGTGACTCCTCGTCCTCCGCCTCGACAGCCACCAGCACCTGGCTGGCGCGGGGCTACGGGCACCGTTTGGCCAGTTCTTCATGCATCGAAG ACAAATTTCTTGGGCAGCACAATCCGGGCCATCGCAATAGCACCAGCAGCGAGGCGACCAGCGAGGACATCGACTCCAGCCGGGAGCACCTGAACAAGCCCAAGGGCAATGGTGGCAACGGCGGCAACGGTTGCCACAACCATGGCGCGGGCGGCAACAAGAGCCGCTCGAAGCGACAGCAGAAGACGTCCGGCCAGCAGATCCGTAATCCCGACCAGATGGGCCAGAAGCCCGGAGGCCCCGCCTCCATGGTGGGCCAGAAGACCAAGCAGACAACCAATGGCAAGTGGCGCCAACAGCAGGCCAATCCCAACGGCAACAacccacagcagcaacagcaacagcatcaGAAGCGCGGCAGCAacaagaagacgggcaagtgcagcggcagcaacatggGACAACATCCCGGCAGCAACACCGCCAAGCACGGCGGCAACAACCAGCGCAAGACCTGCGAcagcagctcctcctcggCTCTGAGTTCGCCCACCAGCTCGCCCACCAGTTCCCCCCATGCCAATGGCAACCGGAAGCGGATCGAGCGCACCCTGATGCCGGGAGCCGCTCTGGAATGGCGCCGTGAGCGGGAACGTGGTCGCCTGAATACCAACTTCCTGGTGCCCCCACTGCGACAGTACGAGCAACTGGATCTGGACGACAAAACCCTGGTGCAGCAGCTCCGGCGACATGTCATCGATCACCATCTGCTGCGCGTCTACGGCTTTCCGGTGGAGTCCGTGGTCCACGAGGGCGCCATCGAGATCTTCAAGTGCCTGCCGCACATGAGCTTCGCAGCGGCACTGGCCGAAACTGCTCCGGCGGTCACGCTGATCAACTGCCACGACGGGCTGACCACCCGCGTTGCTGTcgaggaggaggtggccaCCTCGAGTGACTCCGGCAACAGTTCGCCACGCTCCCTGGACTCCGAGTCCGGCGGCGAGTGGAGCGGCAGCGAATGCGAGTCCTCCAACTTATCCTcatcgtcctcctcctcgaccGGCGAAGCCGAGCTGAGTCTGGAGCTGAAGTACTGCCAGTACGTCCAGGTGGAGCGCAGTCTGGCCAAGCCGTGTGCCCGCTGCAAGCGCCACTTTCTGGTGGACGAACTGACCGGCGAGTATCTGACGCGCGAGGAGTGCCACTACCACTCGGGCAAGTACCAACGCTACTACGACGGCGTGTGCCACGGCCGCTGGACGTGCTGCAACGAGGGAGAGGAATCCTCGCCAGGCTGCTGCCTGGGCGACCGCCACGTGTGGACCGGTTCGGTGGTGGGCGTTAATGGACCCTACTACGACTTCGTGCGGACCCAGCACAGGGAGCGGAACGACGAGCCCGCCGTGTACGCCCTAGACTGCGAGATGAGCTACACGGGCCGGGGCCTGGACGTGACCAAGGTCTCGCTGGTGGCCCTCAACGGGCAGCTGGTGTACGAGCACTTTGTGCGCCCCGAGTGCGACATCATCGACTACAACACCCGGTATTCGGGCATTACGGAGCGGGATCTGCGCTCCGGCGCCAAGAGCCTGGCCGAGGTGCAGCGCGATCTCATCGAGCTGATTACGGCGGACACCATCCTCATTGGACACGGACTGGACAACGATCTGCGCGCCCTGCGCCTGGTGCACAACACCCTGATCGACACCTCGATCAGCTTCCCGCACTGCAGTGGCTTTCCGTACCGCCGGGCCCTGCGCCACCTGACCAAGGTCCACCTGAAGCGGGAGATCCAGTGCGGGGACGGCACCACGGGTCACAGCAGCTTCGAGGACTCGCgtgcctgcatggagctgatGCTGTGGCGCATCAACCAGGAACTGGACCCCACATGGAGCTGGGACGATTAA
- the LOC108023490 gene encoding uncharacterized protein LOC108023490 isoform X1 → MLLAEIAAKENMLAPPGAAIKRKTEQEQQQQQRKQHRSNTSINSASSNIPGCSTNICNTRRQQQLQRQQGKMYYNSNSRPFWMKCRSAASANQTTIFTTNNDMCNAPTAATAATAAPAAAAAATAATYDKMQRCSQSSSSNGNLQATSNTGGSSSHKRCPPKYTGNNLAAATNGMMAYQQQAAAATLQQGGKQAARKSRFNGNKQQQPFGNIHKRGGVAGTGGSDSSSSASTATSTWLARGYGHRLASSSCIEDKFLGQHNPGHRNSTSSEATSEDIDSSREHLNKPKGNGGNGGNGCHNHGAGGNKSRSKRQQKTSGQQIRNPDQMGQKPGGPASMVGQKTKQTTNGKWRQQQANPNGNNPQQQQQQHQKRGSNKKTGKCSGSNMGQHPGSNTAKHGGNNQRKTCDSSSSSALSSPTSSPTSSPHANGNRKRIERTLMPGAALEWRRERERGRLNTNFLVPPLRQYEQLDLDDKTLVQQLRRHVIDHHLLRVYGFPVESVVHEGAIEIFKCLPHMSFAAALAETAPAVTLINCHDGLTTRVAVEEEVATSSDSGNSSPRSLDSESGGEWSGSECESSNLSSSSSSSTGEAELSLELKYCQYVQVERSLAKPCARCKRHFLVDELTGEYLTREECHYHSGKYQRYYDGVCHGRWTCCNEGEESSPGCCLGDRHVWTGSVVGVNGPYYDFVRTQHRERNDEPAVYALDCEMSYTGRGLDVTKVSLVALNGQLVYEHFVRPECDIIDYNTRYSGITERDLRSGAKSLAEVQRDLIELITADTILIGHGLDNDLRALRLVHNTLIDTSISFPHCSGFPYRRALRHLTKVHLKREIQCGDGTTGHSSFEDSRACMELMLWRINQELDPTWSWDD, encoded by the exons ATGCTGCTGGCGGAAATCGCCGCCAAGGAAAACATGTTGGCGCCCCCAGGTGCGGCAATCAAGCGAAAGACCGaacaagagcagcagcagcagcaacgcaAACAGCACAGAAGCAACACCAGCATCAAcagcgccagcagcaacatccctGGCTGCAGCACCAACATATGCAACACCAGGCGACAGCAACAACTACAGAGGCAGCAGGgcaaaatgtattacaattcCAATTCGCGACCTTTCTGGATGAAGTGCAGATCGGCAGCGAGTGCGAATCAAACGACAATTTTCACCACCAACAACGATATGTGCAATGCACcgacagcagcaactgcagcaactgcagcaccagcagcagcagcagcagcaacagcagcaacat ATGACAAGATGCAGCGTTGCAgccagagcagcagcagcaacggcaacCTCCAAGCGACCAGCAACaccggcggcagcagcagccacaaacGCTGCCCTCCGAAGTACACCGGCAACAACCTAGCAGCGGCCACCAACGGCATGATGGCCTACCAGCAGCAAGCTGCAGCTGCCACACTGCAGCAGGGCGGCAAGcaggccgctcgcaagagccGCTTCAACGGcaacaagcagcagcagccattCGGGAACATCCACAAGCGAGGCGGAGTCGCCGGGACCGGCGGAAGTGACTCCTCGTCCTCCGCCTCGACAGCCACCAGCACCTGGCTGGCGCGGGGCTACGGGCACCGTTTGGCCAGTTCTTCATGCATCGAAG ACAAATTTCTTGGGCAGCACAATCCGGGCCATCGCAATAGCACCAGCAGCGAGGCGACCAGCGAGGACATCGACTCCAGCCGGGAGCACCTGAACAAGCCCAAGGGCAATGGTGGCAACGGCGGCAACGGTTGCCACAACCATGGCGCGGGCGGCAACAAGAGCCGCTCGAAGCGACAGCAGAAGACGTCCGGCCAGCAGATCCGTAATCCCGACCAGATGGGCCAGAAGCCCGGAGGCCCCGCCTCCATGGTGGGCCAGAAGACCAAGCAGACAACCAATGGCAAGTGGCGCCAACAGCAGGCCAATCCCAACGGCAACAacccacagcagcaacagcaacagcatcaGAAGCGCGGCAGCAacaagaagacgggcaagtgcagcggcagcaacatggGACAACATCCCGGCAGCAACACCGCCAAGCACGGCGGCAACAACCAGCGCAAGACCTGCGAcagcagctcctcctcggCTCTGAGTTCGCCCACCAGCTCGCCCACCAGTTCCCCCCATGCCAATGGCAACCGGAAGCGGATCGAGCGCACCCTGATGCCGGGAGCCGCTCTGGAATGGCGCCGTGAGCGGGAACGTGGTCGCCTGAATACCAACTTCCTGGTGCCCCCACTGCGACAGTACGAGCAACTGGATCTGGACGACAAAACCCTGGTGCAGCAGCTCCGGCGACATGTCATCGATCACCATCTGCTGCGCGTCTACGGCTTTCCGGTGGAGTCCGTGGTCCACGAGGGCGCCATCGAGATCTTCAAGTGCCTGCCGCACATGAGCTTCGCAGCGGCACTGGCCGAAACTGCTCCGGCGGTCACGCTGATCAACTGCCACGACGGGCTGACCACCCGCGTTGCTGTcgaggaggaggtggccaCCTCGAGTGACTCCGGCAACAGTTCGCCACGCTCCCTGGACTCCGAGTCCGGCGGCGAGTGGAGCGGCAGCGAATGCGAGTCCTCCAACTTATCCTcatcgtcctcctcctcgaccGGCGAAGCCGAGCTGAGTCTGGAGCTGAAGTACTGCCAGTACGTCCAGGTGGAGCGCAGTCTGGCCAAGCCGTGTGCCCGCTGCAAGCGCCACTTTCTGGTGGACGAACTGACCGGCGAGTATCTGACGCGCGAGGAGTGCCACTACCACTCGGGCAAGTACCAACGCTACTACGACGGCGTGTGCCACGGCCGCTGGACGTGCTGCAACGAGGGAGAGGAATCCTCGCCAGGCTGCTGCCTGGGCGACCGCCACGTGTGGACCGGTTCGGTGGTGGGCGTTAATGGACCCTACTACGACTTCGTGCGGACCCAGCACAGGGAGCGGAACGACGAGCCCGCCGTGTACGCCCTAGACTGCGAGATGAGCTACACGGGCCGGGGCCTGGACGTGACCAAGGTCTCGCTGGTGGCCCTCAACGGGCAGCTGGTGTACGAGCACTTTGTGCGCCCCGAGTGCGACATCATCGACTACAACACCCGGTATTCGGGCATTACGGAGCGGGATCTGCGCTCCGGCGCCAAGAGCCTGGCCGAGGTGCAGCGCGATCTCATCGAGCTGATTACGGCGGACACCATCCTCATTGGACACGGACTGGACAACGATCTGCGCGCCCTGCGCCTGGTGCACAACACCCTGATCGACACCTCGATCAGCTTCCCGCACTGCAGTGGCTTTCCGTACCGCCGGGCCCTGCGCCACCTGACCAAGGTCCACCTGAAGCGGGAGATCCAGTGCGGGGACGGCACCACGGGTCACAGCAGCTTCGAGGACTCGCgtgcctgcatggagctgatGCTGTGGCGCATCAACCAGGAACTGGACCCCACATGGAGCTGGGACGATTAA
- the LOC108023490 gene encoding uncharacterized protein LOC108023490 isoform X3, which yields MEQITNYFEHMDYVSFVVVALPCVVIAAYGFLQVASGLAKCKNDKMQRCSQSSSSNGNLQATSNTGGSSSHKRCPPKYTGNNLAAATNGMMAYQQQAAAATLQQGGKQAARKSRFNGNKQQQPFGNIHKRGGVAGTGGSDSSSSASTATSTWLARGYGHRLASSSCIEDKFLGQHNPGHRNSTSSEATSEDIDSSREHLNKPKGNGGNGGNGCHNHGAGGNKSRSKRQQKTSGQQIRNPDQMGQKPGGPASMVGQKTKQTTNGKWRQQQANPNGNNPQQQQQQHQKRGSNKKTGKCSGSNMGQHPGSNTAKHGGNNQRKTCDSSSSSALSSPTSSPTSSPHANGNRKRIERTLMPGAALEWRRERERGRLNTNFLVPPLRQYEQLDLDDKTLVQQLRRHVIDHHLLRVYGFPVESVVHEGAIEIFKCLPHMSFAAALAETAPAVTLINCHDGLTTRVAVEEEVATSSDSGNSSPRSLDSESGGEWSGSECESSNLSSSSSSSTGEAELSLELKYCQYVQVERSLAKPCARCKRHFLVDELTGEYLTREECHYHSGKYQRYYDGVCHGRWTCCNEGEESSPGCCLGDRHVWTGSVVGVNGPYYDFVRTQHRERNDEPAVYALDCEMSYTGRGLDVTKVSLVALNGQLVYEHFVRPECDIIDYNTRYSGITERDLRSGAKSLAEVQRDLIELITADTILIGHGLDNDLRALRLVHNTLIDTSISFPHCSGFPYRRALRHLTKVHLKREIQCGDGTTGHSSFEDSRACMELMLWRINQELDPTWSWDD from the exons ATGGAGCAAATAACGAATTACTTCGAGCACATGGATTACGTGTCCTTCGTGGTGGTGGCCCTGCCCTGCGTCGTAATCGCCGCCTACGGATTCCTGCAGGTGGCCAGTGGCCTGGCCAAGTGCAAGA ATGACAAGATGCAGCGTTGCAgccagagcagcagcagcaacggcaacCTCCAAGCGACCAGCAACaccggcggcagcagcagccacaaacGCTGCCCTCCGAAGTACACCGGCAACAACCTAGCAGCGGCCACCAACGGCATGATGGCCTACCAGCAGCAAGCTGCAGCTGCCACACTGCAGCAGGGCGGCAAGcaggccgctcgcaagagccGCTTCAACGGcaacaagcagcagcagccattCGGGAACATCCACAAGCGAGGCGGAGTCGCCGGGACCGGCGGAAGTGACTCCTCGTCCTCCGCCTCGACAGCCACCAGCACCTGGCTGGCGCGGGGCTACGGGCACCGTTTGGCCAGTTCTTCATGCATCGAAG ACAAATTTCTTGGGCAGCACAATCCGGGCCATCGCAATAGCACCAGCAGCGAGGCGACCAGCGAGGACATCGACTCCAGCCGGGAGCACCTGAACAAGCCCAAGGGCAATGGTGGCAACGGCGGCAACGGTTGCCACAACCATGGCGCGGGCGGCAACAAGAGCCGCTCGAAGCGACAGCAGAAGACGTCCGGCCAGCAGATCCGTAATCCCGACCAGATGGGCCAGAAGCCCGGAGGCCCCGCCTCCATGGTGGGCCAGAAGACCAAGCAGACAACCAATGGCAAGTGGCGCCAACAGCAGGCCAATCCCAACGGCAACAacccacagcagcaacagcaacagcatcaGAAGCGCGGCAGCAacaagaagacgggcaagtgcagcggcagcaacatggGACAACATCCCGGCAGCAACACCGCCAAGCACGGCGGCAACAACCAGCGCAAGACCTGCGAcagcagctcctcctcggCTCTGAGTTCGCCCACCAGCTCGCCCACCAGTTCCCCCCATGCCAATGGCAACCGGAAGCGGATCGAGCGCACCCTGATGCCGGGAGCCGCTCTGGAATGGCGCCGTGAGCGGGAACGTGGTCGCCTGAATACCAACTTCCTGGTGCCCCCACTGCGACAGTACGAGCAACTGGATCTGGACGACAAAACCCTGGTGCAGCAGCTCCGGCGACATGTCATCGATCACCATCTGCTGCGCGTCTACGGCTTTCCGGTGGAGTCCGTGGTCCACGAGGGCGCCATCGAGATCTTCAAGTGCCTGCCGCACATGAGCTTCGCAGCGGCACTGGCCGAAACTGCTCCGGCGGTCACGCTGATCAACTGCCACGACGGGCTGACCACCCGCGTTGCTGTcgaggaggaggtggccaCCTCGAGTGACTCCGGCAACAGTTCGCCACGCTCCCTGGACTCCGAGTCCGGCGGCGAGTGGAGCGGCAGCGAATGCGAGTCCTCCAACTTATCCTcatcgtcctcctcctcgaccGGCGAAGCCGAGCTGAGTCTGGAGCTGAAGTACTGCCAGTACGTCCAGGTGGAGCGCAGTCTGGCCAAGCCGTGTGCCCGCTGCAAGCGCCACTTTCTGGTGGACGAACTGACCGGCGAGTATCTGACGCGCGAGGAGTGCCACTACCACTCGGGCAAGTACCAACGCTACTACGACGGCGTGTGCCACGGCCGCTGGACGTGCTGCAACGAGGGAGAGGAATCCTCGCCAGGCTGCTGCCTGGGCGACCGCCACGTGTGGACCGGTTCGGTGGTGGGCGTTAATGGACCCTACTACGACTTCGTGCGGACCCAGCACAGGGAGCGGAACGACGAGCCCGCCGTGTACGCCCTAGACTGCGAGATGAGCTACACGGGCCGGGGCCTGGACGTGACCAAGGTCTCGCTGGTGGCCCTCAACGGGCAGCTGGTGTACGAGCACTTTGTGCGCCCCGAGTGCGACATCATCGACTACAACACCCGGTATTCGGGCATTACGGAGCGGGATCTGCGCTCCGGCGCCAAGAGCCTGGCCGAGGTGCAGCGCGATCTCATCGAGCTGATTACGGCGGACACCATCCTCATTGGACACGGACTGGACAACGATCTGCGCGCCCTGCGCCTGGTGCACAACACCCTGATCGACACCTCGATCAGCTTCCCGCACTGCAGTGGCTTTCCGTACCGCCGGGCCCTGCGCCACCTGACCAAGGTCCACCTGAAGCGGGAGATCCAGTGCGGGGACGGCACCACGGGTCACAGCAGCTTCGAGGACTCGCgtgcctgcatggagctgatGCTGTGGCGCATCAACCAGGAACTGGACCCCACATGGAGCTGGGACGATTAA